TCGTCAGGGTCTTTGTGGCCTGAAGTACTTGTGGATGATGTGCTAGAAAATCCACTAGTGTCAGATGAACTTGACTTCTCTGATCCCTCTAATGTAGGTGAGATTTTCAAAGATTCGAGCTTCTTCATCAAGAGTTTATGCTTCTTCTCGgcttttttccttaatttggTTTCTTCTCTGATTTTGTTCTCTAGCTCTATTAACTATACCattaaaaatagatgaaaaagaAACTTGAGATCTTACAGTTGATGCATTGTGGGTGTATATTGGTATCCCAGATGTGATGCATGGGATAAATCAATCCACCcagaaggagaaaaaataaagcaaaacaaattcatGGGATAGAAGAAAAAGACCTTGTTGCCCATGAGTTCTGCCTCCTCTTTAGCAATCTTTGAAGCTTGTCTCTCTGCAAGCAATCTTCCTCTCAGGCATTCTAGAGTCCTCCAACTATCCCGTCCTTCCATTTTCTTGCTTTCACTGATAATGAGAGACAATCCATCTCACAATGTAAGAGATAAGAACATATCGAGGAAGAGAAAACAGAGAGACCAACGAGAACCCACCTCCATACTTTCTCTTCCTTGCCTGGTGCTGTCATTTTCTCTGCCACTGAAACCACTTAAGTGTGTTAAATTCTTAGCGAAGAAAGAAATGTGAAGGACCTTTATCCCAGATACTACTGTTCTTTGAACTAAAAACTCAGAAAGATTCTATGAAAGTTGAAACATAGGGGAACTAACAAAGTGTAGTTTACTCTGCTCAAAACCGAGTGCTTGGTCTCTCTTGCTCATATCAGGTGCCTTTAAAtccaactttgtttttttttacttcacagCAACCCTTCATTATTTAACTTGGTTGGTCttgtctcttcttttttttaaaaaaaaaaaactgtcttTGCCCCTCTTTGGGGGTAAAAAATTTCTTGTCTTGATCTCAGTTTAGGAGTCCggtttataaaaatttattttttttaatttttttatatatttttaaattattttggtacgttggtattaaaaataatttttttttaaaaaataattattattttaatatattttaaataaaaaatactttgtttttaaattgatatcataaaaaaattcaaaataatataattaaaaaaataattttttaattaaacctgCACTATTCAAGACACACAAGTTTTATATATGAAACTCacttggacaaaaaaaaattcttctattttttctagtCCATTTCTTCATTTAGTCGCTCAATTTTCCATTGCATttgactttaattttattattatgataatttcatatgttttttttgtgaatttttttaaaactaaagttaatatttatttttgaatgagaatgataaagaaaatatttaccaCTCTCCATTTATTGCCCTGCAAGGGAGGACCCAACCCGGATATGCTACTATACAATGACACGTGTATAAACGGACAGctacaagaaaaacaattcaaaattttgaattacATCACGGGGCTGCATTTCTGAATGAGCCTGGCTCTAGCTCACTGTCACGTGATGTTCCTGAACTGTTTTTggccaatttgtttttatattttaaaaatatttttgaaaataattatttttttattttaaattaaaattcttttagtatttttaaatcattttgatgagttgatgttaaaaatattttttaaaaaataaaaaatattatttaatatatttccaaataaaaaatattttaaaaaacaaccacaaccgcAATCCATCCGGCTCTTTCTCTGCTGCAACTAGCCAAATTTATTCACTTCCATTTGTTTTTACTCTTAATCATATTTATCAATGTAATTTCCATCTGTTACAATATCAATAATATCTGGTCTCTTCTTTCACTATGATCTTCTATTATTTATTACccctttattattatatattgtattgtttatttgttattttatcgtGACTTTATTATGTACTGTCACTTCAACATTATTTGGCATCATTAGATGTTACTTTATAATGTGTTGcggaatatttgtttttaaaatattttttaattaaaaatataaaaaaattaatttcatgcaaataaaaattttaaatttttattaaacttaaaaagtATTAAAGATTAGCTTGCATTGCACTCAAAGAAAGGAGGGCAGTATTTAGTTTTTACTAATTATAACCTTTCGAGCTGATTTTGCATTATGAAGGCTGTCCACCAAGCTAGCATGGCTGCCCTGGGGGAGTATGGACAAAGGAGCTTTTTCTGTGGACGACCTCCTCTTTTTCTGTGGGCTCCATTTTTAAAGTTGGATAGGTTCCTGCGCTTGCACCGCAGGCTACTTAacgcgtgtttgacagtgtggttgtgggtgctttttaaataacttttcgtgtcaaaatgtatgccaacgatatttttttattttttaaaaattatttttgatatcagcacatcaaaactatccaaaatgtacaaactatattaaatttttttaaaaaaaaaattcaaattttttggaaacACAGCCGCATCCGCATTCCCAAACGGTgtcttaaaaaaatgtttatgcGACGTCGATTTCTATTTTACTAAGTTAAATAATATCGGTtactttaataataaaattaaaaatgacattaacaataaataaaataaaaaataataataactataaaaatttagttgtcaataagaggagaaaaaaaacccattgaaAACTTACTGTACAGTGTCCATATGTATGGAACACTATCCCATCACTTGGAAAAAACTTACCAcaacatttctattttttaatgtaattatgaAAGACTGCATGACCAAATTAAAATAGACTAAACCAGACAAATATAATGAAGTGATTattttatactataaaaaataataaataaaaagatatgagatatttctagttatttttaaatttagtaaaaaaatccatacaagaaaaataaaaaaaaacaaataattgagctcaatctctaattaaatagaTAATGAAGGATGaaacagaaaaaatatgaagttaaaaagagaagaaaaaaattaaataaacccaaatgAATCTTTTAAATTCGTATTAATCTATCAAACTCGtaatttttgaaattctaaACTCGAGCTCAATTGGGAAGTTCAgttcctaattaatttaatgttgaaagataagattgaaatttttttttatcaattttaaaaaattttcaaagtaaaaaaatagtaataaaaaataaaaatcaaatttggtaggaaaaaaaataaaataaaataaaaaatcattatactgttttatgatgtaataattCTATGTAAACAGTAAAATTAtgatctctctgtttttttttttttaaaaaaactgtccGCAGTTAATACTTGGAAGGTTCAAGACGCTTCCAATAATAAGAACTATTTCATTGGAAGTAGAGTACAGGGAAGAAAAATGGTGGCAAGGCCAATTTTTTAGACTGTtcctaaataaaagaaagattttgCACTAATTACTTACCTGACAAGTGAGCATTAGCTTAATTGGATTACTCTTCTCTTTAagaatttatatttcaaaaatatttttaaaactcaaattaattttttttgatgtttttatatattaatattaaaaataattttttaaaaattaaaaaaatattattttgataatttcaaagcaaaatataattttaaaaacaacgctattatattttcaaaacccCTGTATAAACAAAGGTAAGGTTTACTTCACATTCACATTAGAAGGGAAAATATTTTGAAGGAAAATTACAAGAGAAGAGGTGATTGTGATTTACTAATTAATGTTTTCTTGGGCAACTGATCTGGGCCCTGACCGAAGCTAACGAGGAAGCCCATTTCTATTCTACATTTACTAATTAATGTTTTGCCTAATTGCTGCGCCAAGCACACGATGGTTGGATTTCTTATGGACGAATTAAGCCCAAATGGGATGATTGGAAGAGGGAATTATCTCTATCAATTTCGTTCTTGTTTTCCGGCCCATGGAAAAATTGAAGTCGCCGCCGTTCAGATTTCTTGGGTTTAATTGGGCTTGCAGAGACTTGCTTTTGAAATCAGATGAAAGCCTCTCTCGTGACACTGTGGTCATGGGCCAACACACTGCACACTAGGGCACAACTATTGCATAAAGCCCAGCACACAGCTACGCTAACACCATACAGCCGTTTCCTTTTCCTGCTAGCTGATTCGACGTCGACGTGCAATTCtatgttttcatgttttaaaaataatttttttaaaaattaaaatttttattttattttttttaaattaataattttttagtatttttaaatcgaaattaaaaaaatattattttaatataattttaaataaaagatatttaaaaaaataatattaattatttcatgttttgatACGTACAGAAATACAATACTATAGGCCCACCAAATTAATGTGATTGTGAAAGCTATTGAGAAAATGTGCAAGACCACTGGTCCCAGACGTTCTGATCTACTCTGCCGATTAACCTCATAAATATCTGTAATCCCATCCCATTTATTTAGCTACAAATCAGCAATTCTCCAAACACGACTCTACCCTTATCCACACGTGTCTTTATCATGAAGAAGTGATCCTCTACACCCTATTCACCACAACCATTCATTATACCCCAACCTTAATTGCCCACATAGGCCTCGGAAATGCAAATTTATTCTAACTCAGTAGAGAGGCCAGTAAGCTCTCGGCATCCTGCCATGATCAACACCCATCACGTGCGTTCCCCACTAAGGGCCCCATCACCAATCTTGATTAGAGCACTCCACAGCCGTTCGATCTCACAGAACACATCTTCAGTGGGAAGCTGGAACCTGCAACATGGGCAAGTATTCGTCTTCTTTAGCCATGGCAAAATGCACATCCAATGAAACAAGTGTTCACATGGCAATTCACACACATCTCTACCTCCACTCATCTTTTCCCTGCATATTACACactcaccaccacctcctctcACCTGCACTGCCGGAAGCGCCACCACTGCTGCCGGTGCTGCTGCCACCTCCCTCCCCTCCTTCACTGCACAGCCGGCCATTACACCAACAAACCTCCAACACCTTATGACCATCTCAACGTATGGTAAGAGGACACCACCATAATGCACCCCAACGCTTGATCGCCTTAATACAGTTTTAGAGTAATGCTTCCTCAAACCCTCACGCCATCCAGTGCGTGGTGTTTTAAGTATTTCGGGGCTTTCTTGATGTACATCACAAAGGAAAATGAGAAGCAATGCGGCGTCGAGATCGCGGTGTTTGATGGTGGCGGTAGGGTGTGGTGGAATAAGTGTTGGTGGATGGAAGTGACTTGTGAGGTGGTGGAGGGATGAGAGGAGGTATTTGGCAATGAGTAGGGTTTTGTGAGCGAGGGAGAGGGAGTGAAGATGGTGAAGGGCGAGGGAGAAAAGGGAGGGAGAGCAAAGGAGGGAGGAGAGGCGGCTGTGATGGTGGAGGGTAAGCGAGAGGATGGAGCTGGTGAGATCTGTAAGCTGGGGAGAAGCAAGGGTGGAGAGTGCTGCCGTGATGATAGTTTCTTCTTCCATTATGGGATCGTGTGCCTGGAGAGTGTGGAAAGGTTGAAGAATGTGTGGCTTTTTATGCGAGCTTAACTGACCGACTAGTCgggcatcattttttttttgctaatgaCAATTATCTCCCTTGTATTactagttcaaaaaaaaaaaactcatatcacGAGTCATCAGATAAGGAGAGTGTTTCACCGCTAATCCAAATCCTTCAAATATCGTCGAGTTTTTGGATGAGTGGAGGATATCTTTTTTCCAAAATCTAATTATAgcttatatttattcaattattaatttgagaattaaacaaattaaaatataaaatcaaatgttgatgACTTcgcaaaaatattaaaaactaaaatgagatatgataacaaaaaatactCCATAGATTTGTTTTGTAAGTGAAAAACTTAaggaactttttttaaaaaaaccgtaAAGATATATATACTTTTATATCTATAACTGATCagttaataaaaacttaattataattcaatttataatgattataggtttaaattatcttatttttcttagGGTTGAATATTGgataatagtttttataattgaaaccgtgtttcataatttttttaaaataatttgagtgttttttttattgttttgatgggctggttttaaagataaaaaatattatttttatatatttacaagaaaaaaacaattaaaaaacaaccgctagtTCAATCACTCCTGAAACTACTACACTGATTAATATAACAACTTATGATAGGTGGCAATGTTCTTGGGCATGACAGTCTTGTAGCGAAGAGGAAGAAAGGGACACCAGCTTGCAAAAGGTGATTTCGGTGGCTGCCGGTGCTGGCTATACATGAAACTCAGGGACGTTGAGGTGCGGAGAAAAATAGAATGGAGTGTATGGGAGTATTGTAGGTATTTTGTCCACAAGTACATGTCGAGTTCAAACACGTTCCACATTCCATTCTTTTCATTGTCTCTCACCAGAATGCTCTACTCTTAAAAGCAACAAGACAAGTAGAAGAGGAAGAATAATCATTTGGCCCATCCATGGCTTCTTTCTGTTGTCTCCTATAAACTAcattattgattaataaaaggCTTCATGGAACTTAGCAAGCACGCTACTCTTGC
The Populus nigra chromosome 3, ddPopNigr1.1, whole genome shotgun sequence genome window above contains:
- the LOC133688140 gene encoding E3 ubiquitin-protein ligase SGR9, amyloplastic isoform X1, whose translation is MEEETIITAALSTLASPQLTDLTSSILSLTLHHHSRLSSLLCSPSLFSLALHHLHSLSLAHKTLLIAKYLLSSLHHLTSHFHPPTLIPPHPTATIKHRDLDAALLLIFLCDVHQESPEILKTPRTGWREGLRKHYSKTVLRRSSVGVHYGGVLLPYVEMVIRCWRFVGVMAGCAVKEGREVAAAPAAVVALPAVQVRGGGGECVICREKMSGGRDVCELPCEHLFHWMCILPWLKKTNTCPCCRFQLPTEDVFCEIERLWSALIKIGDGALSGERT
- the LOC133688140 gene encoding E3 ubiquitin-protein ligase SGR9, amyloplastic isoform X2, with protein sequence MEEETIITAALSTLASPQLTDLTSSILSLTLHHHSRLSSLLCSPSLFSLALHHLHSLSLAHKTLLIAKYLLSSLHHLTSHFHPPTLIPPHPTATIKHRDLDAALLLIFLCDVHQESPEILKTPRTGWREGLRKHYSKTVLRRSSVGVHYGGVLLPYVEMVIRCWRFVGVMAGCAVKEGREVAAAPAAVVALPAVQVRGGGGECVICREKMSGGSSFPLKMCSVRSNGCGVL
- the LOC133688140 gene encoding E3 ubiquitin-protein ligase SGR9, amyloplastic isoform X3, with translation MEEETIITAALSTLASPQLTDLTSSILSLTLHHHSRLSSLLCSPSLFSLALHHLHSLSLAHKTLLIAKYLLSSLHHLTSHFHPPTLIPPHPTATIKHRDLDAALLLIFLCDVHQESPEILKTPRTGWREGLRKHYSKTVLRRSSVGVHYGGVLLPYVEMVIRCWRFVGVMAGCAVKEGREVAAAPAAVVALPAVQVPASH